The region gaggggatatgtagggctcatgctgtatatatgaggctatgggggcttatactgtgtataggagctaTGTAGGCCTCatgatgtatataggaggctattgtggggctcatactgaatatgaGAGGCTATGTGGAGTTCATTCTATACATAGGGTGGGCTATGCAGGGCTCATGGTGTGTATAAAATGCTATGTATGGAAACATGCGGTATATAACAGGATAtgttggggctcatgcagtatatagggggctACATGGGGCACATGTGTATCATAGGCTACACGGGGCActgctgtatatcagaggctacatGGGGCACATGCTGTGTATTGGCGGCTACATGCTCTATATCAGAGTCTACATGGGGCACATGCTGTGTATTGGAGGCtacatggggcacatgctgtatatcggaGGCTACATGGGCGCAtactgtatatcagaggctacatggggcacatgctgtatatcggaGACTAcacggggcacatgctgtatatcggaggctacatggggcacatgctgtatatcggaggctacatggggcacatgctgtatatcgaAGGCTACATGCGGCACATGCTGTGTACTGGATGTTACATAGGAaacatgctgtatatcagaggctacatAGGGCCCATGCTATATATATCAGAGGCTACattgggcacatgctgtatatcgaAGGCTACATGCGGCACATGCTGTATATCGAAGGCTACATGGGGCACATGCTGTGTACTGAATGTTACATAGGAaacatgctgtatatcagaggctacatAGGGCCCATGCTATATATATCAGAGGCTACattgggcacatgctgtatatcggaggctacatggggcacatgctgtatatcagaggctacatggggcacatgctgtatataagaggaagAGCTAGATGAGGGATCATAGTGTATACAGGATTcaatgtgtatatactgtagaagGCTATGTGTGGGCTATTACGGTGTacagagggctgtgtgggggctcttacATTATATAGATTGCTGTGTGTGAGCTCTTACagtgtatagggggctgtgtgtgggatcatatGGTATATAGGAGGCTCTGTACAGGCTCATACGGAATATAGGGGATGTCAGcacacttaattctgctcaatatgaagtcatacaattaatataaaataattataattactaTGTTAGTATTAATATTGAGTTAACttaattttggcctattggttcagcctccacaacagtcacggtctctcatgtggtctCCTTGGgacaattaattgcccacccctgccctAGATGATGTCACCTCTGAAGAAGGCAAACACTGAAATGTGTCTGGGGTCGGCGCATCCTCTCTGAAGCCTCTGCTGTCACTCAAACAGGTACACATGGATCTGACCTAGCCATCTATTACTATATAACACCTACATGAAGGATGAGATTTGTTCCAtatgtacactatacactgtaacACCTTGTCATTCTAACACGTACATCACCCTTCTATCAGTTTACATGGCTCAGTATATTAGCATTGCTACATGCACACCCATCGTTCACTGGCCATTGCTTATACTAGTAAGCCGGCCATCATTGAGCGCTGCCTCGATTATTTTCCCATTCCCATTTAGTTCATTACCAGTATACTCTCACATTTGCACATGCATTGTTGTTATCACATTTGCACTGTGCCAAGTGTAAAAGTGGATTTATGTATTCAGCTGCTTCTTTGGACACAATTTGTATAGTTTTTAGATTATTCGCATTATTATGTGGATATACACCGCTGTCATCTTTTTGTATTACTCCTGCACACCTATAGTTTGGTTAATAAAGTTAAGATATTCAATAACACGATTTAAATTTGTCCTTAACTTTCTTTTATTTTTCTTGTAGTCTCTGCAGAATGAAAAGCACAATAAACAGACTGGCTAAAAAAATCTATTCCCTTATATGGCCAGTCTCCAGTCTGTGCCCGGTCCTCCGCTGGCTCGCTTACGCCCTTTCTCCCACCGGAATTCCCTATTCGCAGCCTCCTTACTCACAGCCCAGCACCTTGTAACCCAAGTGGCATAAGCCAGAGAACACCAGAACTGTCAGGTCCGACGTTCTCTGCACAGatgagagcatgttcacactgagcaaGTGACAGGTGTgaaagtctggagacgccatggtgtATGCAGTCTGCACCATCACCCGGTAGGATGGGCACCATGTGATAGCCAACGGCTCCTGACTGCTGTTAGGTACCAGGACGAACTCCTTAGGACCACTGTCAGACCTTACGTGGTGCAGTGGACCCTGGGATCCTCTTAGTGCAGGACATTCCTCCACCTCATGTGACCAGACTGGGTAGGCAGTTACtggatgatgaaggcattgatgagtCCATGATCCCCAGACCCAAGAGAAGACCTGGTGCAACCACAAAGAGGACCAAGAGggaagggggccactaccacctccaaagcaggtggtctGTGTACGTTCCTGCCCAGACCTGAATACAATGGCGAACCTCTAAAGCATTATGTATCAATGCATCCAATGCCGGGTCTgggggctgtgattggtgctgcccaaaaagtttaTTGCAACAGACTCCATGGATGAGCGGCTTACGTCTGTTAATGAACAGAAGGGCGGCTATATTGGGCActgatatagatttttttttaaatgtcagaaatgtattgtTGAACTTTTTGAGTTGCTTGATTATTATTCTCACTGTAACAGAGGAAAATAAACAACTGAGATGGGAAAATTtatgtttttcatttagttgcataataattctgcacaataaTAGTTGCCCAGTAATTCTGCGCCcagagatattctcctaagaaagacaaaacctcattTTTAAATTTTCTAAATATTCAGGTTTCAGATTTATTAACATTTTGAATCAAACAGCAACacagtagttgttcaataataaaataaatcatcaaaaatacaaattgtgcACACAGGGTGTCTAtctatgtatatacagttaggtccatatatatttggacagagacaacatttttctaattttggttatagacattaccacaatgaattttaaacaaaacaattcagatgcagttgaagttcagactttcagctttcatttgagggtatccacattaaaattggatgaagggtttaggagtttcaactccttaacaagtgccaccctgtttttaaagggaccaaaagtaattggacaagattcaataatttttaatgaaatgttcatttttagtacttggttgaaaaccctttgtttgcaatggctgcctgaagtcttgaactgatgaacatcaccagacgctgtgtttcctcctttttgatgctctgccaggccttcactgcggtggttttcagttgctgtttgtttgtgggcctttgtgTCTGAagcttagtctttaacaagtgaaatgcatgctcaattgggttaagatcaggtgactgacttggccattcaagaatataccacttctttgatttaataaactcctgggttgctttggctttatgttttgggtcattgtccatctgtagtatgaaatgacgaccaatcagtttggctgcatttggctggatctgagcacacagtatggctctgaatacctcagaattcattcggctgcttctgtcctgtgtcacatcatcaataaacactagtgacccagtgccactggcagccatgcatgcccaagccatcacactgcctccgccgtgttttacagatgatgtggtatgcttaggatcatgagctgtaccacgccttcgccatacttttctctttccatcattctggtagaggttgatcttggtttcatctgtccaaagaatgttcttccagaactgtgctggcttttttagatgttttttagcaaagttcagtctagcctttttattcttgatgcttatgagtggcttgcaccgtgcagtgaaccctctgtatttactttcatgcagtcttctctttatagtagatttggatattgatactcctacctcctggagagtattgttcacttggttggctgttgtgaaggggtttctcttcaccatggagattattctgcgatcatccaccactgttgtcttctgtgggtgcccaggtatttttgcattgatgagttcaccagtgctttctttctttctcaggatgtaccaaactgtagattttgccactcctaataatgtagcaatttctcggatgggttttttctgttttcgccgcttaaggatggcttgtttcaccttcatggagagctcctttgaccgcatgtttacttaacagcaaaacctttcaaatgcaagcaccacacctcaaatcagctccaggccttttatctgcttaattgagaattacatattgaagggattgcccacacctctccatgaaatagccttggagtcaattgtccaattacttttggtccctttaaaaacagggtggcacatgttaaggagctgaaactcctaaacccttcatccaattttaatgtggataccctcaaatgaaagctgaaagtctgaacttcaactgcatctgaattgttttgtttaaaattcattgtggtaatgtctataaccaaaattagaaaaatgttgtctttgtccaaatatatatggacctaactgtatctattatctatctatatatctattatctattatctatctattatctatctatcttatttacctattatctatcatctatctatctatctatctatctatctatctatctatctatctatctatctatctattatctatcatctatctatctattatctatctatatatctatttatctatctattatctatctatctttatctatctatctagctatctattatctatatatccgttatgtatatattatctatctatatatctattatctatctatctactgtatctctaTCATCTCTCGCACGGTGACATCATAATATGACCAATGTCACAAGTGATGTGATGACATCATCACATTCTATATTCCAGTGTTACAGCCTAAGGGAATCACTGCCTTACAGACTCCCAAGGGTGAGGTAGCCCCTTTTGTTTTTCGTGACAAAGGAAGCAAAAATTGTTTATAAAATGGAGAAAGAGAGAAGAAGAGCCCAAAGAGATCGGGTTCTGAGAGACAGGAGAGGAATCAATGAAGAGCAGGTACCATTGTTCGCTTTAGGGCGAAAAGACACTATACTACCAGACATGGACACTGACGCCTCAGAAATGGTGTCCAAACGTCAAAATCTGGAAAAAATGAGAAAGACCAATAGATATGAGATCCTTACAAAGAAAAGGAATATGGAGAACCTCATGGAGTCTCACTCTGCAGCCTCCGCTGATCTTCAGAGGGCCATTCTTATCTCCTTGAAAAAAATCAGAGATCTGGTCCCTGAAATACGGAGGAAGAACAAAGATGCCATCCTGAATAAGCGGAGAAACATCGGCGCAGAGTTAGAGCTGGAAGAGGTTCTCCAAGAAACACCGAGACATGtcacaatctccagatctgaaagtCTGGAGACACCGAACCTACAAAGAGCGGCAGCCCAGAAGAGGATCAGGAACAGCAGAGACTGGGTTGTCCAATGTAGGAGACGCCTCATCTATGCCAAACCCATAATAAATGGGAATGGTGCATTACGGAGGTCCGGGACATCAGCTGAGAACATCTCCATCCCACAGACCAAACAGCTGAGTGATTCTCCACCAAACACCTCACTGGATAAAGAGGAACCAGGTAAGATGGAAACTGCTCTGTATAATAAGGCTGGGGTGAGGGGGATTATACTCCGAATATTATGATTATGTACTGGCCTCAGTTATCAAAAGGGCAGAAAAACTGTccttgttgtccatagcaaccaatcacgatGCGGCTTTCATTGTTCCATGGAATGTTAAGAAATGGAATCTGTGCTGTGATtcgttgctatgggcaacagggACATATTATAATAGAGAGTTTTGATAAATGAGAGTCAAAATCTTAGACATTTCCTGCTCATTTACATAATTCTGTTTAAAACTGTATTACATGCTCTGGAGCTATATttgttaaccccttcttgacctggTAACCATCCATTTTTTTCGTTACTCCTTATAAAACCCATaactatgtatttttattttttctgccaATGTAGCCGTATGTGGACTTGATTATTTAGTGGACCGAGCTGTAGTTTTGTAGTTTTGAACATTATTTATTTTACCTTTCAATATTTTGGAAAATAGGTAAAAAGATTCAAAGTGTGGTAAAAATGTGGGAAAAAAAAGTGATTCTTCCATTTTTATTTTCGCTGTGTTGATTGAGTGGTAAAAACGACCTCACAAAATGTCTCTCCATGTCAGCTACAACTATGGTAATAATGAACATGTATAAGGGTTTTCCATTTACTTGTTGGTgaaagaaaaattgggaatttaaaaaaaaaatggtttgtgtcCCCGTATTGTGCGACATTGGATCTTTCTGATTTTGATAGctggatggagctgtgtgaggacttgGTTTCTTTTTTCTTTGCATGTCGAGTTGTAACTCTTAATGATACCTTTCCTGGGTAGACCGGACATTCTGATATCACCTTTGTTTAGTTGGATACGGCGCTCTcaaaaaatcaattttcattttttttctcatttcagtGTTTACTGTTTGagtttataataaaaaatattatatttttgtgTATCGGACCATTATGGATGTGGTGATACTAGATATgaaaattgttattattattaattattaataatgggaaagttatttttttttcaatttattttctgTTTTCTTCTGTAACAATTTTTTCAGttacttttttttctttagtctccttaagggacttgaacctgtgattttCTGATCGCTGTACTATATACTGTGATAGAACTGTATATAGCTAAATTAACGTTCTCATATGAAATGAAGCCAGACTGGTCTTAACAGAAGGAGGAATATAAAAGACAGGGGCTTTCAGCAGGCCCAGGTAGTCATTTCCAACAATTGATCCCCTGCAGTTAAGTCCAGCAATTGTGTGGACACAAATAGGAAGTCACTTAGTTTAAATACCATTGttgaaatggttaaacagcagtaaTCGGAGAACGCTCCGGTCGCTGCAGTTATAGGCAGGAAGCAGCTAATACAGCAGGCATATGCCTGGGATGGTGCatactcagctcctgagcccactccatacattTGCTGCACAACATGAAAAATATTTCCATTATGTGTTCACTAAGGAATTAATAATTTTGCATCATCTCAGCAGATGGAATGGTTAAGACACCCCACGACACATCAGACATGCCGGCACAAGGCCTTGGTGATGCCAGTGTACAGATTTCTCCACAAAGAGAACTGGCCGACACAGACGAACCTATGGACCTAGACAGTGTCAAGTTCTGGAAGCCGGCACAAGGCCTTAGTGATGCCAGAGTACAGATTTCTCCACAAAGAGAACTGGCCGACACAGAAGAACCTATGGACCTTGACAGTGTCAAGTTCTGGAAGCCGGCACAAGGCCTTGGTTATGCCAGTGTACAGATTTCTCCACAAAGACAACTGGTCCACACAGACCAACCTATGGACCTTTACAGTCTCGAGTTCTTGGAAGATCTTGGAAAAGGAAGCTATGGAAATGTAAGTGTCAATTCATATTTGTCCATGTACCTTAATGTGTCCTGCACAGATACAGAGGAGGGATGTACTTATTAATTACAGGATGTTCATACATAATGATACTTGGGATAAACTAGTGACATATTACACAGTAATAGATGGGAGTTTGGTCTGATCTCTTGTGATTTTTCTCCAGGTCAGCTTGGCATCAGATCCGGTCAATGAAGGACTGCTGGCCATTAAGTTCATGGACAAGAGTTCTTGTGAGGACATCATCTATATAGAGCTAGAAGTCCTGAGAATGGCTGCCGGGTGCCCCTACCTAATGTCCATGCGGGGGTTTATGGAGACACCGACGGAGTATGCAATAGCCATGGACTATATGGCCGGAGGAGACCTGCTTCACCACATGAACGATTCGATACTGTTCAACCCAAAAACAATAAGGTAAATGTCTTATACTGAATCTTAATAATCCGCTGCCCGCACATTCCAGTCCTAGAGCAATGGACAATGACACAGAAGAAAATAATGACGTGAAAAGAACACGTGTGTGATCTCCTCATGTTCTCTGTATGATTGTGTATGTAACCACTGATCCACCCTTTACATTCTCCTCCACAGACTCTTTGCGGCCGAGATGGTGTGCGGAATCCAATTCCTGCATGAACGCCTCGTCATACATGGGTAATTATTTCACCTCCATAAATCTGTCACCTGTGACTCTCCGTTGTCTCCTTACATATCTATTGTAGAAAGGTCTTTTCATGAATTATCCTCACAATCAGTGTCTGCTCCTTCTCCCTGCAGTGACCTGAAGCCCGCGAACATCCTCATCCAAGACACCGGACACATCAAAATCTCCGACTTTGGCTTATCAGCCGTGAATGTGCCTGAGGATTATCTAGTGAAGTGCATTGTTGGCACTTTGGGTTACACCGCGCCCGAGGTAAGGAACATCTCTGTGATTGCTTCCGATAGTAAGATCGAGGGATAATCTGATCCCAATGTATCCTGCTCACATCTAATCACAGACCGGCCCTCATAGTCTCTGTGTGTAATTCCCCTTCCCGGTATATTCAGCTTCTCTCCAATCTCATGTTCCCACAGATAATGAACGGTGAAGGATACAACCATCTGGCAGACTCCTTTTCCTTTGGAGTCATCCTATATCTGATAAGTGTAGGGGCCTGGCCATTTTACAGCAAAGGCTCACTGGAAGAATACCACCAGTCTCTGAATGACAAAATAGTTTATTTTCCACCAGAGATGTGCAACAATACCATGACTATCATAAAAGGGGTGAGTAAGATCAGATGGATAAGGATGATGAGGGATTACAAGAAGAGATAGAAGATAAGATGTGGACAGTCCATAGTCATTGTGTAATAACTTAAAAGTAATAATATATAATCTAATGACTAATGGTTTCCTTCATTTTTTAGCTTCTCTGCAAAACTCCATCTGCCCGATTGGCCATAAAATCATCCATCAGGTCCCACCCGTTCTTCCACTCCATAGACTGGAGCGATGTGGAGTGCGGCAGATCCGAGCCACCATTCCCATATTACTATGTAAGTACAACACATACAGACATCCAGAATGTTGTCACTACCCAGTAACACACAGTAATATCCCTTATTGTTATATCGCTCAGTATACTGTATATGCCGAATGTGAGGAGCTGATTCTCAGACCTGTATATTTCTCTTCTTACAGCAGGATTATTAGGCTGATAACAATCAGCCCCATTCCAGAAATGAAGATTTACATTAATCGGACGTGACTTCTAAACTGGACTTTCTCATTTACCGGACTATGACAAACCTACCGAGCGTCCACCACATAACTTGCACGTAGATTTGAGCACCAAACATCCAGGGATTTATTCCGATCGCCAtagttggggtcaggaaggaattttttcccttgaTGAGGATAATCCAACATCAAGTCCTCAGGGttattttttgccttcctctggatcaacatggcaAGTAATTAAAGGCTGAAATTGAAGGACTTCTTTCAGCCATACTTGCTATGTCACCATCCGGATGACTCATCTACAATGTGGTGGTAAGGAAAAGAATACCGTATATGGACAGACAGAAGGtagcggctgctccttcacctaccGGATATGGACAGACAGAAGGTAGCGGCTGCTCCTTCCCCTACCGGATATGGATACAAAGAAGGCAGCGGATGCACCTTCACCTACCAGATATGAACAGACAGAAGGTAGCGGATGCTCCTTCATCCACTGGATATAAACAAAAAGAAGGAAGCAGATGCTCCTTCTCCTACGTGGCCATGTACATACagaaggaagcggctgctccttctCCTACATGGCTATGTACAGACagaaggaagcggctgctccttcacctacTCAGCCATGGACAGACagaaggaagcggctgctccttcaaCTACTCGGCCATGGACAGACagaaggaagcggctgctccttcacctacTCGGCCATGGCAGACagaaggaagcggctgctccttTACCTTCCTGCCCATGGTCAGACAGAAGGCCATATGGTTGATCGCAATGCTGTTGGAATCCAGGAAAACTCCAACTACACTGATCACATGTCACACATTCCTGCTCTCTGTCATGTGTGATCCAGACCTGGATGTCCAAAAACGGCACAAGTGCAAACCAAGGCCCGAGGAGCGGAATCATCATCATCTGCTCCTTTCTACAGAAAGTCACTGTATCTACACACTTTCTTTTTCATATTTGCATAATAGTAGCAACTTTTatgcataaataaatatataaaacatcTATGTTGCTGTTGGTTAGATTCTTCTCATATACAGACCTGCTTTTTGGTATTTtagtaccatatatacttgagtataagccgagattttcagcccatttttttaggctgaaagtgcccctctcggcttatacttgagtcattgtcccaggggggtcggtgggagagggggagcagcggctgtcacatactcacctgctcctggtgcggtccctgtatctccgatggtctccaggcgctggcagctcttcctgtgttgagcggtcacgtggtaccgctcattacagtaatgaatatggacgcgactccactcccataggggtggagccgcatattcattactgtaatgagtgggtaTTAAGAATTTACCAGCTGCTATTATAAAACTAACCATTTTTTAAGCTAAAGTGTTTTCTGGCCATTAAGGTAGATTAAGGAAAGTAGATTGGGGTTATAGCGCTGGAACCCGATCAAGCACATCCGAGATTATCTCGGCCACCAGTTGCCAATAGGGCATAATTTTTGGACAAGACCACCAAATGTATAAATAGGTTCCTGGTTCTGTATTACATCTCCAACACACCTCAGAAGTAGAGGGGTGCCATTGGTGCAATTGAAATGGAGTGCGATACCAGCGAGATACCACGTTATAAGAATTTTCTTGCATTTTTACACATTGGGAAGGACCATGGGATCTGTTGTAGATAGAAGCTATCTGTTCTTCAGTGAAATGGATACTAAGATCCCTTTCCCTCAGACCTATACATGCCCTCTTTGTACAAGCTTTTTCCAGAGCTAAATAATTATACATTTTAGATAAAACTTTTTTTGGCTGACTTTGCTGCGCACAAAGTTGTTCAAAATGTGTGATTGGACGAAGCAAATAAAATTGGCCTTTGTACTTGTGGCAATAATCCTTCACTCTATTGTAGTGGAGAAAGGAGATGTTAAGCTGTGGTTTCAGTGCTTGAAGCTCCGAGAGAGTCAGCAAGGAACCATCCAGGAACACATTGTCTATTGGTATTGGCAAGTAAGTCAACTGCCCAGAGGAGCTGGCAAGATCTTTAGGCAATTTGGAAGGAAAAAGGACCTGTGATGTCTTGTAATGTTAAAACTGGTGATAAAGGAGGAGTTGCTCTGAGAAATTCAGACCTCCATATTTTAGGGATAGCTAACGTAATCTCATTCGTGATTcgtgattagtagtgttgagcattccgataccgcaagtatcgggtatcggccgatacttgcgggtatcggaattccgataccgagatccaatacttttgtggtatcgggtatcggtatcgaaacaacattaatgtaaaaatgtgtaaaagagagaattaaaataaaaaatattgctatactcacctctccgacgcagcctgcaccttaccgagggaagcggcagcgttctttgtttaaaattcgcgcttttctttccttacgtgaagtcccggcttgtgattggtcgcatgccgcccatgtggcggcgacgcaaccaatcacagcaagccgtgacgtaatttcaggtcattcagtattttaaaattacgctccggctttgtgattggttgcgtcgcagtcacatgggcgacgcaaccaatcacagcaagccgtgacgtaatttcaggtccttaaggattttaaaattacgtcccggcttgtgattggttgcggcgcggtcaaccaatcacaagccgggaggctggacacgcgcgcattttaaaatgggcgcgtgtccagcctcccgtgacgtcccggcttgtgattggttgcggcgcggtcaaccaatcacaagccgggaggctggacacgcgcgcattttaaaatggtgtGTCCAgccttccggcttgtgattggttgaccgcgccgcaaccaatcacaagccgggacgtcacgggaggctggacacgcgcccattttaaaatgcgcgcgtgtccagcctcccggcttgtgattggttgaccgcgccgcaaccaatcacaagccgggacgtaattttaaaatccttaaggacctgaaattacgtcacggcttgctgtgattggttgcgtcgcccatgtgactgcgacgcaaccaatcacaaagccggagcgtaattttaaaatactgaatgacctgaaattacgtcacggcttgctgtgattggttgcgtcgccgccacatgggcggcatgcgaccaatcacaagccgggacttcacgtaaggaaagaaaagcgcgaattttaaacaaagaacgctgctgcTTCCCTCGGTGAggaccaggctgcgtcggagaggtgagtatagcaatattttttattttaattctttcttttacacattaatatggatcccagggcctgaaggagagtttcctctccttcagaccctgagaaccatcaggaataccgtccgatacttgagtcccattgacttgtattggtatcgggtatcggtatcggattggatccgatactttgccggtatcggccgatactttccgataccgatactttcaagtatcggacggtattgctcaacactagtgattagttGATTTAAATTAATGTAATCATACGATAAGACCAGAGATCTCAGGGGGCGGGAGCCAAGTGCTCCTCCATAGATAATTATAATTTTTCTGGGGGTTTTCTGATCCAATCCACTACTCTAGTGAGCGTAGCAGCTCTATAGTATTTAAAAATATCTGGGGCACCCATGCCTCCATTGGACCTATGTAACGCAAGTGTGTTAGCATTAATGTGGGGGCGTTTGTTTTCCCAAATgaaattaaagggacactgtcacctgaatttggagggaacaatctttagacctaggggcggggttttcgggtgtttgatgcaccctttccttacccgccggctgcatgctggctgcaatattggattgaagttcattctctgtcctctgtagtacatgcctgcacaaggaatGATTGCCTTTAGGTAAATTTGGGCAGGATGATGCTTTTCAGCAGGTTTTAAAGGCGCTTTCCATAACTGTACAGTGGAGATAGCTTTATTTA is a window of Ranitomeya variabilis isolate aRanVar5 chromosome 2, aRanVar5.hap1, whole genome shotgun sequence DNA encoding:
- the LOC143809239 gene encoding uncharacterized protein LOC143809239 isoform X3, producing MEKERRRAQRDRVLRDRRGINEEQVPLFALGRKDTILPDMDTDASEMVSKRQNLEKMRKTNRYEILTKKRNMENLMESHSAASADLQRAILISLKKIRDLVPEIRRKNKDAILNKRRNIGAELELEEVLQETPRHVTISRSESLETPNLQRAAAQKRIRNSRDWVVQCRRRLIYAKPIINGNGALRRSGTSAENISIPQTKQLSDSPPNTSLDKEEPDGMVKTPHDTSDMPAQGLGDASVQISPQRELADTDEPMDLDSVKFWKPAQGLSDARVQISPQRELADTEEPMDLDSVKFWKPAQGLGYASVQISPQRQLVHTDQPMDLYSLEFLEDLGKGSYGNVSLASDPVNEGLLAIKFMDKSSCEDIIYIELEVLRMAAGCPYLMSMRGFMETPTEYAIAMDYMAGGDLLHHMNDSILFNPKTIRLFAAEMVCGIQFLHERLVIHGDLKPANILIQDTGHIKISDFGLSAVNVPEDYLVKCIVGTLGYTAPEIMNGEGYNHLADSFSFGVILYLISVGAWPFYSKGSLEEYHQSLNDKIVYFPPEMCNNTMTIIKGLLCKTPSARLAIKSSIRSHPFFHSIDWSDVECGRSEPPFPYYYQDY
- the LOC143809239 gene encoding uncharacterized protein LOC143809239 isoform X2 — encoded protein: MEKERRRAQRDRVLRDRRGINEEQVPLFALGRKDTILPDMDTDASEMVSKRQNLEKMRKTNRYEILTKKRNMENLMESHSAASADLQRAILISLKKIRDLVPEIRRKNKDAILNKRRNIGAELELEEVLQETPRHVTISRSESLETPNLQRAAAQKRIRNSRDWVVQCRRRLIYAKPIINGNGALRRSGTSAENISIPQTKQLSDSPPNTSLDKEEPADGMVKTPHDTSDMPAQGLGDASVQISPQRELADTDEPMDLDSVKFWKPAQGLSDARVQISPQRELADTEEPMDLDSVKFWKPAQGLGYASVQISPQRQLVHTDQPMDLYSLEFLEDLGKGSYGNVSLASDPVNEGLLAIKFMDKSSCEDIIYIELEVLRMAAGCPYLMSMRGFMETPTEYAIAMDYMAGGDLLHHMNDSILFNPKTIRLFAAEMVCGIQFLHERLVIHGDLKPANILIQDTGHIKISDFGLSAVNVPEDYLVKCIVGTLGYTAPEIMNGEGYNHLADSFSFGVILYLISVGAWPFYSKGSLEEYHQSLNDKIVYFPPEMCNNTMTIIKGLLCKTPSARLAIKSSIRSHPFFHSIDWSDVECGRSEPPFPYYYDY
- the LOC143809239 gene encoding uncharacterized protein LOC143809239 isoform X1; protein product: MEKERRRAQRDRVLRDRRGINEEQVPLFALGRKDTILPDMDTDASEMVSKRQNLEKMRKTNRYEILTKKRNMENLMESHSAASADLQRAILISLKKIRDLVPEIRRKNKDAILNKRRNIGAELELEEVLQETPRHVTISRSESLETPNLQRAAAQKRIRNSRDWVVQCRRRLIYAKPIINGNGALRRSGTSAENISIPQTKQLSDSPPNTSLDKEEPADGMVKTPHDTSDMPAQGLGDASVQISPQRELADTDEPMDLDSVKFWKPAQGLSDARVQISPQRELADTEEPMDLDSVKFWKPAQGLGYASVQISPQRQLVHTDQPMDLYSLEFLEDLGKGSYGNVSLASDPVNEGLLAIKFMDKSSCEDIIYIELEVLRMAAGCPYLMSMRGFMETPTEYAIAMDYMAGGDLLHHMNDSILFNPKTIRLFAAEMVCGIQFLHERLVIHGDLKPANILIQDTGHIKISDFGLSAVNVPEDYLVKCIVGTLGYTAPEIMNGEGYNHLADSFSFGVILYLISVGAWPFYSKGSLEEYHQSLNDKIVYFPPEMCNNTMTIIKGLLCKTPSARLAIKSSIRSHPFFHSIDWSDVECGRSEPPFPYYYQDY